Proteins co-encoded in one Haloarcula pelagica genomic window:
- a CDS encoding DUF4212 domain-containing protein, translated as MTDNDTHDRVETDGGTASPAQAHQQTDYLNEEVNLLKPSTAFMRDHLRVVWTSFVIWALIVFGPVTLTAVAPGPMTQTMPLLGFPLHYFLVAFGAPTGALILAAVYARKRDALDEKYGIDHTTPEAGGDAGGDAGDATATDGGVEQ; from the coding sequence ATGACAGATAACGACACACACGATAGAGTCGAGACCGACGGCGGCACTGCCTCGCCAGCACAGGCACACCAACAGACCGACTACCTGAACGAGGAGGTGAACCTCCTCAAGCCCAGCACGGCGTTCATGCGTGACCACCTCCGGGTGGTCTGGACGAGTTTCGTCATCTGGGCGCTGATCGTCTTCGGACCGGTCACCCTCACGGCTGTCGCGCCCGGCCCGATGACCCAGACGATGCCGCTACTCGGGTTCCCGTTGCACTACTTCCTCGTGGCCTTCGGCGCGCCGACGGGGGCGCTGATCCTGGCTGCGGTCTACGCCCGGAAGCGGGACGCCCTGGACGAGAAGTACGGCATCGACCACACCACGCCCGAGGCCGGCGGTGACGCCGGGGGCGACGCGGGCGACGCGACGGCGACCGACGGGGGTGTCGAGCAGTGA
- a CDS encoding VC_2705 family sodium/solute symporter: protein MMASFLVIGYVFKVADTEGMWVAGRGIGNIENGMAIGANWMSAASYLGLAGLVALSGFYGLAFIVGWTTGYFVLLIFLAAQMRRFGKYTAPDFVADRFNSPMARALAAFTTLLIAYVYSVGQARGMGLVGQYVFGLDIIPMIVVMMTITVGYLALSGMLGATKNMAVQYVILIVAFLAGVYAVGFSQGYSTILPQIEYGALFSELSRQFSEPFQASSYYLWVATAFSLIFGTCGLPHVLVRFYTVQNERTARWSTVSGLFFIMLLYWAAPAMAAFGVDLFAVVNNISPDAVYNGEQAMSGAEGDVIVVLAAQFANLPTWFVGLVAAGGMAAAIATTAGLFITASSAVAHDIYSELINPDATQRQQVLIGRATIVVVGALVTVTAFNPPALIGELVAYAFSLAGTVLFPMFFLGLWWENTNRQGALAGMTTGLLLWIGSVVNSVLPAYVGFLADIAGGPGQAIVPIYAQYVPPIGAALVGTPLVFLVTIAVSLVTPEPPLETKKMVRQCHSPEPMGQQQTAEEIVSNSGGETPADD from the coding sequence ATGATGGCCTCGTTCCTCGTCATCGGCTACGTGTTCAAGGTGGCCGACACCGAGGGGATGTGGGTCGCCGGCCGGGGCATCGGGAACATCGAGAACGGGATGGCGATCGGCGCCAACTGGATGTCAGCGGCGTCGTATCTCGGGCTGGCCGGCCTGGTCGCCCTCTCGGGCTTCTACGGACTCGCGTTCATCGTCGGCTGGACTACCGGCTACTTCGTCCTGCTCATCTTCCTGGCCGCACAGATGCGCCGGTTCGGGAAGTACACCGCGCCGGACTTCGTCGCCGACCGGTTCAACTCGCCGATGGCCCGCGCGCTCGCCGCGTTCACGACGCTCTTGATCGCGTACGTCTACTCCGTCGGTCAGGCCCGCGGGATGGGCCTGGTCGGCCAGTACGTCTTCGGGCTCGACATCATCCCGATGATCGTCGTGATGATGACGATCACGGTCGGTTACCTCGCGCTCTCGGGCATGCTGGGCGCGACGAAGAACATGGCCGTCCAGTACGTCATCCTCATCGTCGCGTTCCTGGCCGGCGTCTACGCCGTCGGCTTCTCGCAGGGGTACTCGACGATCCTCCCGCAGATCGAGTACGGCGCGCTGTTCAGCGAACTCTCGCGACAGTTCTCCGAGCCGTTCCAGGCGAGTTCGTACTACCTGTGGGTCGCGACCGCGTTCTCGCTGATCTTCGGGACCTGCGGACTGCCCCACGTCCTGGTGCGGTTCTACACCGTCCAGAACGAGCGGACGGCCCGCTGGTCGACCGTCTCCGGGCTGTTCTTCATCATGCTGCTGTACTGGGCGGCGCCCGCGATGGCGGCGTTCGGCGTCGACCTGTTCGCAGTGGTCAACAACATCTCGCCCGACGCGGTGTACAACGGCGAGCAGGCGATGTCCGGCGCCGAGGGTGACGTGATCGTCGTCCTCGCGGCGCAGTTCGCCAACCTCCCGACGTGGTTCGTCGGCCTCGTCGCCGCCGGCGGGATGGCCGCGGCCATCGCGACCACCGCGGGGCTGTTCATCACGGCCTCCTCGGCGGTCGCCCACGACATCTACTCCGAACTCATCAACCCCGACGCGACCCAGCGCCAACAGGTCCTCATCGGCCGGGCGACCATCGTCGTCGTCGGCGCGCTCGTCACGGTCACCGCCTTCAACCCGCCGGCGCTGATCGGCGAACTGGTCGCCTACGCCTTCTCGCTTGCCGGCACCGTGCTGTTCCCGATGTTCTTCCTCGGTCTGTGGTGGGAGAACACGAACCGACAGGGCGCGCTGGCCGGCATGACGACCGGGCTGCTCCTGTGGATCGGCTCGGTCGTCAACAGCGTCCTGCCGGCCTACGTCGGCTTCCTCGCCGACATCGCCGGCGGCCCTGGACAGGCGATCGTCCCGATCTACGCGCAGTACGTCCCACCGATCGGCGCGGCACTGGTCGGGACGCCGCTCGTGTTCCTCGTCACCATCGCCGTCTCGCTGGTGACCCCCGAGCCACCGCTGGAAACGAAGAAGATGGTCCGGCAGTGTCACAGCCCCGAGCCGATGGGCCAGCAACAGACCGCAGAAGAGATCGTCTCCAACAGCGGCGGCGAGACGCCCGCGGACGACTAA
- a CDS encoding universal stress protein, whose product MYEHILIPTDGSDTANVAVDHAVELAAKYGAQLHALYVVDVNAVNFGLGTEQVDRIRQGNFGEMTELKEKADEATDAVVAAAADRDVEVREEVRVGTPHDVIAGYADNNDIDLVVMGSHGRSGVRRALLGSVTERVLRSTHVPVLVVDEHEETEA is encoded by the coding sequence ATGTACGAGCACATCCTCATCCCGACGGACGGAAGCGACACGGCGAACGTCGCGGTCGACCACGCGGTCGAACTGGCCGCGAAGTACGGCGCCCAGCTCCACGCGCTGTACGTGGTCGATGTCAACGCCGTGAACTTCGGCCTGGGTACCGAACAGGTCGACCGCATCAGACAGGGCAACTTCGGCGAGATGACCGAACTGAAAGAGAAGGCCGACGAGGCGACCGACGCCGTCGTCGCTGCCGCCGCCGACCGCGATGTCGAGGTCCGCGAGGAGGTCCGCGTGGGGACGCCCCACGATGTCATCGCCGGCTACGCCGACAACAACGACATCGACCTCGTCGTGATGGGTAGTCACGGCCGGTCGGGCGTCCGCCGCGCGCTGCTTGGCAGCGTCACCGAGCGCGTCCTCCGGTCGACCCACGTGCCCGTACTGGTCGTCGACGAACACGAGGAGACGGAGGCCTGA
- a CDS encoding CheF family chemotaxis protein: MSGDERKVVDTSGDFRYAVQDGQAVDGQWQSCRIVATNKRLVLATNDNRQAIAHSKIEVPDDPEALIPEDVGGSVTPLRVGDNVLLVDAGIDDFETEYCRATLQGEVILARDPAVVGGVVQDDTDWSKARFALDDDEVRLQFPGGGSTAFDIEDVGTIERSQSTVMGQSRRVIEVEHTDEQDRSVETHFSGMPHHTNALAALFTRVVEAREDDYELSEMESQVLMALYSGVSPFEMSDFVGISPDEVEEIYQRLLEMGAVDEVRTRTEVALNAQGRNMASEAMSGE; the protein is encoded by the coding sequence ATGAGTGGTGACGAACGAAAGGTAGTCGACACGTCCGGCGATTTCCGCTACGCCGTCCAGGACGGACAGGCGGTGGACGGGCAGTGGCAATCGTGCCGGATCGTCGCCACCAACAAGCGACTCGTGCTGGCGACCAACGACAACCGCCAGGCGATCGCACACTCGAAGATCGAGGTCCCCGACGACCCCGAGGCGCTGATCCCCGAGGACGTGGGTGGCTCGGTCACGCCGCTTCGCGTCGGCGACAACGTCCTCCTCGTCGACGCCGGGATCGACGACTTCGAGACCGAATACTGCCGAGCGACGCTCCAGGGCGAAGTCATCCTCGCCCGCGACCCGGCGGTCGTCGGCGGCGTCGTCCAGGACGACACCGACTGGAGCAAGGCCCGGTTCGCGCTCGACGACGACGAGGTCCGCCTGCAGTTTCCCGGCGGCGGTTCGACGGCGTTCGACATCGAGGACGTGGGGACCATCGAGCGCAGCCAGAGCACCGTCATGGGCCAGTCCCGGCGAGTCATCGAGGTCGAACACACCGACGAGCAGGACCGGAGCGTCGAGACGCACTTCTCGGGGATGCCCCACCACACGAACGCGCTGGCGGCGCTTTTCACCCGGGTCGTCGAGGCCCGCGAGGACGACTACGAACTCTCCGAAATGGAGAGCCAGGTGTTGATGGCGCTGTACTCGGGTGTCTCGCCGTTCGAGATGTCCGATTTCGTCGGCATCAGCCCCGACGAGGTCGAGGAGATCTACCAGCGACTGCTGGAGATGGGTGCCGTCGACGAGGTCCGAACCCGGACCGAGGTCGCGCTCAACGCCCAGGGCCGGAATATGGCGAGTGAAGCGATGAGTGGGGAGTAG
- a CDS encoding undecaprenyl-diphosphate phosphatase: protein MNPILVAVVLGLLQGILEWIPVSSEGGVAIASTVLTGVDPDAGTRLALFLHAGTAVAAVGYYRGEIRELAGDARSLSRRPFADETADLSFLALATLATAVTGLPAYVVLDAAVSGLEGGLFLALIGGLLVLTGLLQRFAVAASLGERDRPDWLDALLVGGLQGLAILPGVSRSGTTVSALLLRGHEGESSLRLSFLLSIPASLAANGLVLVTDGVPAIDPASAVVALAVSAVVGYLTVDALVRLVRRVPFWSVCFLFGGLGLAGGLAVAL, encoded by the coding sequence GTGAACCCGATCCTGGTCGCAGTCGTGCTCGGCCTCCTGCAGGGGATTCTGGAGTGGATTCCGGTCTCTAGCGAGGGCGGCGTCGCCATCGCGTCGACTGTCCTCACCGGCGTCGACCCCGACGCCGGGACCAGGCTGGCGCTGTTTCTCCACGCCGGGACGGCCGTCGCCGCAGTCGGCTACTACCGCGGCGAGATCCGAGAGCTGGCCGGCGATGCACGGTCGCTCTCGCGACGGCCCTTCGCCGACGAGACGGCGGACCTGTCGTTCCTCGCGCTGGCGACGCTGGCGACGGCCGTGACCGGACTGCCCGCGTACGTGGTGCTCGACGCCGCGGTGTCGGGGCTCGAAGGCGGACTGTTCCTGGCGCTGATCGGTGGCCTGCTCGTCCTGACGGGACTGCTCCAGCGGTTCGCCGTCGCGGCGTCGCTGGGCGAGCGCGACCGGCCGGACTGGCTCGACGCCCTGCTCGTCGGGGGACTCCAGGGACTGGCGATCCTGCCGGGCGTCTCCCGGTCGGGGACGACCGTCAGCGCGCTGTTGCTCCGCGGGCACGAGGGTGAGTCCTCGCTCCGACTCTCCTTCCTGCTGTCGATCCCCGCCTCGCTGGCCGCGAACGGACTCGTCCTCGTCACCGACGGCGTCCCGGCGATCGACCCCGCGAGCGCGGTCGTCGCGCTCGCGGTCAGCGCCGTCGTCGGCTATCTCACCGTCGACGCCCTGGTCCGGCTGGTCCGGCGCGTCCCGTTCTGGAGTGTCTGCTTCCTGTTCGGGGGGCTGGGACTGGCCGGCGGCCTCGCCGTCGCGCTGTGA
- a CDS encoding mechanosensitive ion channel family protein — MQLDRPVVELLAGLPAWQGIAVIFVGFLALAALVHTLGDRFVRQVTTRIDGDVDDIVLRSLHTALYVSLGLVGAYVATDFYDISPGIAVPLEAGTLSAIILVWMVTLIHLGRRVSTAVPDSKYVDRQMVPILQNVWSAVVSVVGVFLLLVLWNIDITPLLASAGIVGIIVGLAARDTLANFFGSLSLYLDGTYRVGDYVVLESGERGRVEDISVRSTVVRTRDDILVTVPNATLNSAAIVNESTPKRKRRIRVPIGVAYGTDIDDLEALLLELAETEGLVQDRPSPRVRFREFGDSALNFELLCWVSNPALTARATHNLNSAIYRRFQADGIEIPYPKRDISMSVSGTADAFGHAPDSGAGELSTDGGR, encoded by the coding sequence ATGCAACTGGACCGTCCCGTCGTGGAACTACTCGCCGGGCTCCCAGCCTGGCAGGGCATCGCGGTCATCTTCGTCGGTTTCCTCGCGCTGGCCGCGCTCGTCCACACGCTCGGCGATCGATTCGTCCGGCAGGTCACTACCCGGATCGACGGCGATGTCGACGATATCGTCCTGCGGAGCCTGCATACGGCCCTGTACGTCTCGCTCGGCCTGGTCGGGGCGTACGTCGCGACGGACTTCTACGACATCTCCCCGGGGATCGCGGTCCCCCTCGAAGCGGGGACGCTCTCTGCGATCATCCTCGTCTGGATGGTGACGCTGATCCACCTGGGTCGGCGCGTCTCGACGGCGGTCCCGGACAGCAAGTACGTCGACCGGCAGATGGTGCCGATCCTCCAGAACGTCTGGAGCGCCGTCGTCTCCGTCGTGGGGGTCTTCCTGTTGCTCGTCCTCTGGAACATCGACATCACGCCGCTGCTGGCTTCGGCCGGCATCGTCGGGATCATCGTCGGCCTGGCCGCTCGGGACACGCTAGCGAACTTCTTCGGCTCGCTGTCGCTGTATCTCGACGGCACCTACCGCGTGGGCGACTACGTCGTCTTAGAGAGCGGCGAGCGGGGCCGCGTCGAGGACATCTCGGTACGCTCGACGGTCGTCCGGACCCGCGACGACATCCTCGTGACGGTGCCGAACGCGACGCTCAACAGCGCCGCCATCGTCAACGAGTCGACGCCGAAACGTAAACGCCGTATCCGTGTGCCGATCGGCGTCGCCTACGGGACCGACATCGACGACCTGGAGGCACTGCTGCTGGAACTGGCCGAGACCGAAGGGCTGGTCCAGGACCGACCCAGCCCTCGCGTCCGGTTCCGTGAGTTCGGCGACTCCGCGCTGAACTTCGAGTTGCTCTGTTGGGTGTCGAACCCCGCCCTGACGGCGCGGGCGACCCACAACCTCAACAGCGCCATCTACCGGCGGTTCCAGGCCGACGGCATCGAGATTCCGTATCCCAAGCGGGACATCTCGATGTCCGTCTCCGGAACCGCGGACGCCTTCGGGCACGCGCCGGACTCCGGTGCCGGCGAACTGTCGACCGACGGCGGTCGGTGA
- a CDS encoding DsrE family protein translates to MDAVIHLTSDAEADRRHALRCATVLRDNDALDLADVALLLHRDGVRLATPASPEYDWLVELLGSGVTVTLGTTCLDAREIPHDAVPAGVELVPSGVSELVSRQAAGAHYVKIP, encoded by the coding sequence ATGGACGCGGTGATCCATCTCACGAGTGACGCCGAAGCCGACCGCCGGCACGCGCTGCGCTGTGCGACCGTCCTCCGGGACAACGACGCCCTCGATCTGGCGGATGTCGCCCTCCTGCTCCACAGGGACGGCGTCCGCCTGGCGACGCCCGCGTCGCCCGAGTACGACTGGCTCGTCGAACTGCTGGGGTCCGGCGTCACGGTGACGCTGGGAACCACGTGTCTCGACGCCCGAGAGATCCCTCACGACGCCGTCCCGGCGGGCGTCGAGTTGGTCCCGAGCGGCGTGAGTGAACTGGTCAGCCGGCAGGCCGCGGGCGCTCACTACGTCAAGATTCCCTGA
- a CDS encoding tRNA pseudouridine(54/55) synthase Pus10, with the protein MTVLEDARAAVDAGPLCDHCLGRLFADRSFGLSNAERGRSLRVTLALDADEPFEASDDCWVCEDETARIDWWVEQAVTAARGYEFDTYQVGTRVPPLLEENDALLREDLGMDADAGEALKTEFNREVGKRIGRETGAEVEFGRPDVQFTIDLATDEVDVQVNSAFVYGRYRKLERDIPQTKWPCNDCNGTGRWQGQPCDGCDGTGYRYDESVEQLTAPVVVDAMDGESGTFHGAGREDVDALMLDSGRPFVIEVEAPRIRNVDIDQLEADINAFADGKVEVEALHLATYEMVERVKELDASKTYRMDVEFSEEVTDEALQAALDELAGATIEQETPQRVSHRRADLTRTREVYAASGESVDDRHADIRIHGEGGLYVKELVSSDEGRTTPSLSGLLGVEAVVTALDVVDVEGEDEPFLTEEFVRE; encoded by the coding sequence ATGACCGTACTGGAGGACGCCCGGGCGGCCGTCGACGCCGGTCCCCTGTGTGACCACTGTCTGGGCCGCCTGTTCGCCGACCGGAGTTTCGGCCTCTCGAACGCCGAACGCGGCCGCTCGCTGCGGGTAACGCTCGCGCTCGACGCCGACGAACCCTTCGAAGCCAGCGACGACTGCTGGGTCTGTGAGGACGAGACAGCCCGGATCGACTGGTGGGTCGAGCAGGCCGTCACCGCCGCGCGCGGCTACGAGTTCGACACCTACCAGGTCGGGACGCGCGTCCCGCCGCTGCTGGAGGAAAACGACGCGCTCCTGCGGGAGGACCTGGGGATGGACGCCGACGCGGGCGAGGCGCTGAAGACGGAGTTCAACCGCGAGGTCGGCAAGCGCATCGGTCGGGAGACCGGTGCCGAAGTCGAGTTCGGGCGCCCGGACGTGCAGTTCACGATCGACCTGGCGACCGACGAGGTCGACGTACAGGTCAACTCCGCGTTCGTCTACGGCCGCTATCGCAAACTGGAGCGGGACATCCCCCAGACGAAGTGGCCCTGCAACGACTGCAACGGCACCGGCCGCTGGCAGGGCCAGCCCTGTGACGGCTGTGACGGCACCGGCTACCGCTACGACGAGAGCGTCGAGCAACTGACCGCCCCGGTCGTCGTCGACGCGATGGACGGCGAGAGCGGAACCTTCCACGGTGCCGGCCGCGAGGATGTCGACGCCCTGATGCTCGATTCGGGCCGCCCGTTCGTCATCGAAGTCGAGGCGCCGCGGATCCGCAACGTCGATATCGACCAGCTCGAAGCCGACATCAACGCCTTCGCCGACGGGAAAGTCGAGGTCGAGGCCCTCCACCTGGCGACCTACGAGATGGTCGAGCGCGTCAAGGAACTGGACGCTTCGAAGACCTACCGGATGGACGTGGAGTTCAGCGAGGAAGTGACCGACGAGGCGCTCCAGGCCGCACTCGACGAACTGGCGGGGGCGACCATCGAGCAGGAGACGCCCCAGCGAGTGTCTCACCGCCGGGCCGACCTGACCCGAACCCGCGAGGTGTACGCCGCCAGCGGCGAGTCGGTCGACGACCGCCACGCCGACATCCGCATCCACGGCGAGGGCGGGCTCTACGTGAAGGAACTGGTCTCCAGCGACGAGGGCCGGACCACGCCCAGCCTGTCGGGCCTGCTCGGCGTCGAGGCGGTCGTCACCGCGCTCGATGTCGTCGACGTGGAAGGCGAGGACGAGCCGTTCCTCACCGAAGAGTTCGTCCGGGAGTGA
- the rnhB gene encoding ribonuclease HII: MPFGVDEAGKGPVLGSMFAAAVRADPGTLPDDVGDSKDIAPVRREELAATIRGRAAVGVAEVPVERIDDPETDMNTLTVGAHADALSAVARDGLSGRVDAGDTDAERFGRRVADRVAADLTVVAEHGADETDPLVGAASIIAKVERDAHVAALAAEYGDVGSGYPSDPTTRAFLASYVDDHDSLPACARSSWSTCEDVLAAAAQSTLGEF; this comes from the coding sequence ATGCCATTCGGCGTCGACGAAGCCGGCAAGGGGCCGGTGCTGGGATCGATGTTCGCGGCGGCGGTCCGGGCGGATCCCGGGACGTTACCCGACGACGTAGGTGACTCGAAGGACATCGCGCCGGTACGCCGTGAGGAACTGGCGGCGACGATCCGCGGGCGGGCCGCCGTCGGCGTCGCCGAGGTTCCTGTCGAGCGTATCGACGACCCCGAGACCGATATGAACACGCTGACCGTCGGCGCCCACGCCGACGCGCTCTCGGCGGTCGCCCGGGACGGCCTCTCGGGCCGTGTCGACGCGGGCGACACCGACGCCGAGCGGTTCGGCCGCCGCGTCGCCGACCGGGTCGCGGCCGACCTCACCGTCGTGGCCGAACACGGCGCCGACGAGACGGACCCGCTGGTGGGGGCTGCGTCGATTATCGCGAAGGTCGAACGGGACGCACACGTGGCCGCGCTGGCGGCCGAGTACGGCGACGTGGGCTCGGGCTACCCGAGCGACCCGACGACGAGGGCGTTTCTCGCGTCGTACGTCGACGACCACGACAGCCTGCCCGCGTGTGCGCGGTCGTCGTGGTCGACCTGCGAAGACGTGCTCGCGGCCGCAGCGCAGTCGACGCTGGGGGAGTTCTGA
- a CDS encoding preprotein translocase subunit SecD, translating into MSALRENWRIVVLVVLLLGASLALFVPSVPAGDTANNATSDAPTTLQYGIQLSGGTRIRAPIVGQTAEGVDVTPNESTQLAQNVANELGLDPIDVEVRAPTTQGESGTVEIFTDNVSQAEFRAALEAEGYQADTIRDGVTRETRQQMVTSVQDKIRTSALSGGSVQTVSAPGGGQFISITAPGRDREDLVRILEERGVVRMYAVYPSDNGTYVRDQVLAQDEFAGVASENSQREGPIARVTVEEAAAERFSQQMVAAGFDQRRSCTNYNHSDIQQTQGRCLVATLNGEPFYARGVAPGLAQSFRDNTFQNDPVFILPADSMDMAREIELNLKAGRLPAPLDFENSQSISLDPALAQQFQQNSLITGLLAVLAVSFVVYARYGRAEVAAPMVVTALSEVYLLLGFVAFVQYPLNLSHLAGFIAVIGTGVDDLIIIADEILQQGNVETGRVFQSRFRKAFWVIGAAAATTIVAMSPLMVLSLGDLSGFAIITIVGVLLGVLITRPAYGDILRSFVLDED; encoded by the coding sequence ATGAGCGCCCTCCGGGAGAACTGGCGGATCGTCGTCCTCGTCGTGTTGTTGCTCGGCGCGTCGCTCGCGCTGTTCGTCCCCAGCGTTCCGGCTGGTGACACGGCGAACAACGCCACCAGCGACGCACCGACGACGCTGCAGTACGGCATCCAGCTCAGCGGGGGGACCCGGATTCGGGCGCCCATCGTCGGGCAGACGGCCGAAGGCGTCGACGTGACTCCCAACGAGTCGACCCAACTCGCACAGAACGTCGCGAACGAACTCGGGCTCGACCCCATCGATGTCGAGGTCAGAGCGCCGACCACGCAGGGTGAGAGCGGGACCGTCGAGATCTTCACCGACAACGTCAGCCAGGCGGAGTTCCGCGCGGCGCTTGAGGCCGAGGGCTACCAGGCCGACACGATCCGCGACGGCGTCACCCGTGAGACGCGCCAGCAGATGGTGACGAGCGTCCAGGACAAGATCCGGACCTCGGCGCTCTCCGGCGGTTCTGTCCAGACGGTCAGCGCGCCGGGTGGCGGACAGTTCATCAGCATCACGGCGCCGGGCCGTGACCGCGAGGACCTCGTTCGCATCCTCGAAGAGCGTGGTGTCGTCCGGATGTACGCCGTCTATCCGTCCGACAACGGGACGTACGTCCGCGATCAGGTGCTCGCACAGGACGAGTTCGCCGGCGTGGCCTCCGAGAACTCCCAGCGCGAGGGGCCGATCGCGCGGGTCACCGTCGAGGAAGCCGCGGCCGAGCGGTTCAGCCAGCAGATGGTCGCGGCCGGCTTCGACCAGCGCCGGTCCTGTACGAACTACAACCACAGCGACATCCAGCAGACCCAGGGGCGGTGTCTGGTCGCGACGCTGAACGGCGAGCCGTTCTACGCCCGTGGTGTCGCACCGGGGCTGGCACAGTCGTTCCGCGACAACACGTTCCAGAACGACCCGGTGTTCATCCTGCCGGCCGACAGCATGGACATGGCCCGCGAGATCGAACTGAACCTGAAGGCGGGTCGGCTGCCGGCCCCGCTCGACTTCGAGAACTCCCAGAGCATCTCGCTCGACCCCGCGCTGGCCCAGCAGTTCCAGCAGAACTCGCTGATCACCGGATTGCTCGCGGTGCTCGCGGTGAGCTTCGTCGTCTACGCCCGCTACGGCCGCGCTGAGGTGGCCGCACCGATGGTCGTGACGGCCCTCTCCGAGGTGTACCTGTTGCTCGGGTTCGTCGCGTTCGTCCAGTATCCGCTCAACCTCTCACATCTGGCCGGGTTCATCGCGGTCATCGGGACGGGGGTGGACGACCTCATCATCATCGCCGACGAGATCCTCCAGCAGGGCAACGTCGAGACGGGCCGGGTGTTCCAGAGCCGGTTCCGGAAGGCGTTCTGGGTCATCGGCGCGGCGGCGGCGACGACCATCGTCGCGATGAGCCCGCTGATGGTGCTGTCGCTGGGCGACCTCTCCGGGTTCGCCATCATCACCATCGTCGGCGTCCTGCTGGGTGTGCTCATCACGCGACCGGCCTACGGTGACATCCTCCGGAGCTTCGTGCTCGACGAGGACTGA
- the secF gene encoding protein translocase subunit SecF gives MVAFEVPEVDYTQYSNRQLVAVPLVVLGLALLVVAGWWAMTGSPVTPGIDFTGGSELTVESSSSFTQQEASQIFDEPVVSVQAIQQGDNRYVVTFDSSDIDGIRATAEANGDLTILRSGSTSPVFGSENQRLAVIGVGVAFLGMSLLAFALFRTFVPSIAIVISAFSDIMIPIAIMNLVGIKLSLGTVAALLMLIGYSVDSDILLNNHVLRRSGGFYESTYRAMQTGVTMTVTSIAAMAVMAVTATVFGIDLMASIGIVLVLGLTADLMNTYMLNVTLLRWYKYEGVNR, from the coding sequence ATGGTCGCGTTCGAGGTCCCTGAAGTCGACTACACCCAGTACTCGAACCGTCAGCTCGTGGCGGTTCCGCTGGTCGTACTGGGCCTGGCCCTGCTGGTCGTCGCCGGCTGGTGGGCCATGACCGGGTCGCCAGTGACGCCCGGGATCGACTTCACGGGCGGGTCGGAACTGACAGTCGAGTCGTCATCGTCTTTCACACAGCAAGAAGCCTCGCAGATCTTCGACGAACCGGTCGTCTCCGTCCAGGCGATCCAGCAGGGTGACAACCGCTACGTCGTCACCTTCGACTCGTCGGATATCGACGGGATCAGGGCGACAGCGGAGGCAAACGGCGACCTGACGATCCTCCGCAGCGGGTCGACCTCGCCCGTCTTCGGCTCGGAGAACCAGCGCCTGGCCGTCATCGGGGTCGGGGTCGCCTTCCTCGGGATGAGCCTGCTCGCGTTCGCGCTGTTCCGGACCTTCGTCCCGAGTATCGCCATCGTCATCTCGGCGTTCTCGGACATCATGATCCCCATCGCCATCATGAATCTGGTGGGGATCAAACTCTCGCTGGGGACCGTCGCCGCGCTCCTGATGCTGATCGGGTATAGCGTCGACTCGGACATCCTGTTGAACAACCACGTCCTCCGGCGGTCGGGCGGCTTCTACGAGTCGACCTACCGGGCGATGCAGACCGGTGTGACGATGACAGTGACCTCCATCGCCGCGATGGCCGTCATGGCCGTCACCGCCACCGTCTTCGGCATCGACCTGATGGCCTCTATCGGGATCGTCCTCGTGCTGGGGCTGACTGCCGACCTGATGAACACCTACATGCTCAACGTCACGCTGCTTCGCTGGTACAAGTACGAGGGGGTCAACCGATGA
- a CDS encoding DUF5812 family protein, producing the protein MTATDGTFLVTHADEESATLRDVTNAQVFTLSENPGLEAGEVVEGVLEPEPPMEVTYEVASVREQRTIPVERVALEPTAQAKDLAADQPVGELTTRERAGEGELHVLTVEDDQTETAADEVVEDEATVSRAARLGVDRVEIRTASGVVSVRYLPD; encoded by the coding sequence ATGACAGCGACCGACGGCACGTTTCTGGTGACACACGCCGACGAGGAGTCGGCGACGCTGCGGGACGTGACCAACGCACAGGTGTTCACGCTCTCGGAGAACCCCGGGCTGGAAGCCGGCGAGGTCGTCGAGGGGGTCCTCGAACCCGAACCGCCCATGGAAGTGACCTACGAGGTCGCTTCCGTGCGCGAGCAGCGGACCATCCCGGTCGAGCGGGTCGCCCTCGAACCGACCGCACAGGCGAAAGACCTGGCCGCCGACCAGCCCGTCGGCGAACTGACGACCCGTGAGCGGGCCGGCGAGGGCGAGTTGCACGTTCTGACCGTCGAGGACGACCAGACCGAGACGGCCGCAGACGAGGTTGTCGAGGACGAGGCGACCGTCTCGCGGGCCGCCCGGCTGGGCGTCGATCGGGTCGAGATCAGGACCGCGAGCGGTGTGGTCAGCGTCCGGTACCTCCCCGATTGA